In one Magnetococcus sp. PR-3 genomic region, the following are encoded:
- a CDS encoding cytochrome-c peroxidase: MTHLIPKIVILFVLFLGTTAHATPLVHEPIRPIPLHMGALDPEMVALGERLFHDTRLSKDGTLSCASCHPVDDGGMDGTQVSVGINGQKGGINAPTVLNAGYNLAQFWDGRAASLEAQAVGPVTNPIEMGASWEGVFKRLGQDKALVKTFRVLFPKQGMTKASIAQAIATYERTLITPNAPFDQYLRGDKNAVTQDVKEGYQLFKSYGCVACHQGINVGGNMYQTFGLFGDYFKTRDFPVSVSDFGRFNVTGQEEDRYAFKVPSLRNIGLTAPYFHDGTVNSLDLAVQIMARYQLGRRLNEDQVLKIVAFLHSLTGTQPEAPQ; the protein is encoded by the coding sequence ATGACGCATCTTATCCCAAAGATCGTGATCCTCTTCGTTTTGTTCCTCGGGACAACGGCACACGCAACTCCTTTGGTGCATGAGCCCATTCGGCCAATCCCCTTACACATGGGTGCGTTAGATCCGGAAATGGTGGCCTTGGGGGAACGGCTGTTTCATGACACCCGACTCTCCAAAGATGGCACCTTAAGTTGTGCATCCTGCCACCCTGTGGATGATGGGGGCATGGATGGAACGCAGGTATCTGTGGGGATAAACGGACAAAAAGGGGGGATTAATGCCCCGACTGTGCTCAACGCAGGGTACAACCTTGCGCAGTTTTGGGATGGACGGGCGGCTTCGTTAGAGGCGCAGGCCGTTGGTCCAGTGACTAACCCCATTGAGATGGGGGCAAGTTGGGAAGGGGTCTTCAAGCGTTTGGGCCAAGATAAAGCATTGGTCAAAACGTTCCGGGTCCTTTTTCCCAAACAGGGCATGACCAAAGCGTCCATCGCACAGGCTATTGCAACCTATGAGCGCACGCTGATTACCCCAAATGCTCCTTTTGACCAGTATCTTAGGGGAGATAAGAATGCGGTGACGCAAGATGTAAAAGAGGGGTATCAACTCTTCAAATCTTACGGTTGTGTGGCCTGCCATCAGGGCATTAATGTCGGTGGTAATATGTACCAGACCTTTGGCCTGTTTGGTGACTATTTTAAAACCCGTGATTTTCCTGTCTCAGTAAGCGATTTTGGGCGGTTTAATGTCACCGGGCAGGAAGAAGATCGCTATGCCTTTAAGGTGCCTTCATTACGTAACATAGGCTTAACAGCGCCCTATTTTCATGATGGCACGGTTAACTCCCTTGATCTGGCGGTACAGATCATGGCGCGTTACCAGTTGGGGCGTAGGCTCAATGAGGATCAAGTGCTCAAAATTGTCGCTTTTTTACATAGCTTGACAGGCACACAGCCGGAGGCACCTCAATGA